From a region of the Petrotoga olearia DSM 13574 genome:
- a CDS encoding winged helix-turn-helix transcriptional regulator, with protein sequence MTILKLISQENDISQETMAKKVGVVPSMINKYLKDFEENGNIIKSGENKRNMSYELTEAGKKRLQFLTLSFVDEVSELYTETKDSFKKVFQTLKKDNLKDILLYGAGVVGGIVLKVLKDENINIIGFLDDSSLKQGDRLQGIDIYPPEKAKELIYDALIIASFRKSEKILEKATEKNLEKLYIFKIDDEGNISLEGR encoded by the coding sequence ATGACGATTTTAAAGTTAATTTCTCAAGAAAACGATATTTCTCAAGAAACGATGGCGAAAAAAGTAGGGGTTGTCCCATCGATGATAAACAAGTATTTAAAGGATTTTGAAGAGAATGGAAATATTATAAAAAGCGGTGAAAACAAACGTAATATGAGTTATGAGCTCACAGAGGCAGGAAAAAAGAGGTTGCAATTTTTAACCCTCAGTTTCGTCGACGAGGTTTCTGAGCTGTACACAGAAACCAAAGACTCCTTCAAAAAAGTTTTTCAAACTCTTAAAAAAGATAATTTAAAGGACATTCTTTTGTATGGTGCGGGAGTTGTTGGGGGAATTGTATTGAAGGTTTTGAAGGATGAAAATATTAATATAATTGGATTTTTGGACGATTCCTCTTTAAAACAGGGGGATAGACTTCAAGGAATAGATATTTACCCTCCGGAAAAAGCCAAAGAGTTAATCTACGATGCCCTCATAATAGCTTCGTTTAGAAAATCAGAAAAAATATTGGAAAAGGCAACCGAAAAAAATTTGGAAAAATTGTATATTTTTAAGATAGATGATGAAGGTAATATTTCTCTGGAGGGCAGATGA
- a CDS encoding carbohydrate ABC transporter permease, translated as MKTPLRAIIGFIGPSIILLLIFMLIPIVVSLVISFTDFDVYAIYDWGRASFIGFENYVNLMQDPLFWRALLNTLYALVVAMPLTVVLALSFATLINREATYFKNFFKVSFYLPSITNTVAIAIVWAWMLNPDYGLINWFLGLFGIQGPNWLGDPIWAMPSVIMLVVWKAVGYNIILFTAGLQNIPDYLYEAAELDGASRFQQFLHVTIPSLRPTIFFVTVMTVIGYLQLFEEPYMLTAGGPLNSTLSIVLYLYRQGFRFFKLGYASSIAFMLFLMIFALTYMQMSARRSEV; from the coding sequence TTGAAGACCCCATTAAGAGCGATTATTGGTTTCATAGGACCTTCAATAATATTATTGTTGATCTTCATGTTAATACCTATAGTAGTTTCTTTAGTCATAAGCTTCACCGATTTCGATGTTTATGCTATATATGATTGGGGAAGAGCTAGTTTTATTGGTTTTGAAAATTACGTAAACTTAATGCAAGACCCCCTTTTTTGGAGGGCTTTACTAAATACACTATATGCATTAGTTGTTGCGATGCCCTTAACAGTAGTATTAGCTTTAAGCTTTGCTACCCTAATAAATAGGGAGGCTACATATTTTAAGAATTTTTTTAAAGTAAGTTTTTACCTCCCCTCTATTACAAACACAGTTGCAATTGCTATCGTGTGGGCATGGATGCTCAATCCTGATTATGGATTAATAAATTGGTTCTTGGGTTTATTTGGTATACAAGGACCTAATTGGTTAGGTGATCCCATATGGGCAATGCCATCGGTAATAATGCTTGTAGTTTGGAAAGCGGTAGGTTACAACATTATTCTCTTCACGGCTGGTTTACAAAATATACCCGACTATCTATATGAAGCTGCCGAGTTGGATGGAGCTTCAAGGTTTCAACAATTTTTACATGTTACTATCCCATCGTTGAGACCAACGATATTTTTTGTTACAGTTATGACTGTAATAGGTTATTTGCAATTATTTGAAGAACCCTACATGTTAACGGCAGGCGGGCCTTTGAATTCTACTTTATCTATAGTTCTGTATCTGTATCGACAAGGGTTCAGGTTCTTCAAATTAGGGTATGCCTCTTCGATCGCTTTTATGCTATTTTTAATGATATTTGCTTTAACATACATGCAAATGAGTGCAAGAAGATCAGAAGTATAA
- the wrbA gene encoding NAD(P)H:quinone oxidoreductase, translating into MAKVNIIFYSMYGHTYQMAKAEAEGAKEVKGTDVKIYRVPETVPEDILIQSGAKKAQEQFLHIPIATLDSLVEADAIIFGTPTRFGMMAAQMRQFLDTTGPLWAKGSLVGKIGSVFTSTSTQHGGQESTILNFHTTLLHHGMIIVGIPFTEPGLSDASNIHGGSPYGASAIIIQGDENRPNEIELNIAKSQGRRVAEIAKKLFD; encoded by the coding sequence ATGGCAAAAGTCAACATAATATTCTACAGTATGTACGGTCATACCTATCAAATGGCTAAAGCCGAAGCGGAAGGTGCAAAAGAAGTAAAAGGAACGGATGTTAAGATCTACAGAGTGCCTGAAACTGTTCCAGAAGATATTCTAATCCAATCCGGGGCTAAAAAGGCACAAGAACAATTTTTACATATTCCCATAGCAACTTTGGATTCTTTAGTTGAAGCTGATGCGATAATTTTTGGTACTCCCACTAGATTTGGCATGATGGCTGCTCAAATGAGGCAATTTCTTGATACAACAGGTCCACTTTGGGCAAAGGGAAGTTTGGTTGGGAAAATCGGTAGTGTCTTTACTTCTACTAGTACTCAACATGGAGGTCAAGAATCCACTATATTAAACTTTCACACAACGTTATTGCACCATGGAATGATTATTGTTGGAATTCCTTTCACTGAGCCAGGTCTGAGCGATGCTTCAAATATTCATGGTGGTTCACCGTATGGCGCCTCGGCAATTATTATACAGGGCGATGAAAATAGACCAAATGAAATAGAACTTAATATTGCCAAAAGTCAAGGAAGAAGAGTAGCTGAAATAGCAAAGAAGCTTTTTGATTGA
- a CDS encoding mandelate racemase/muconate lactonizing enzyme family protein, producing the protein MKITDLKFEKIKIKLKKPFVISRGATEYCESIIVKITTNEGYYGFGEATPSRSVTGETIDSVATVLKTFKEILIGQDPLAIERIHYILNKAIAGNTAAKAAVDIALYDIKGKVMQAPVYKILGGFENKVQTDITIGIGAPQEMANEAKESVDRGFNILKIKTGINLKNDVEAIRLIRKNAGDNIRMKIDANQGWNIHDTLTAIKTLENYNIEAVEQPLADWDFDGSALLRKKADMKIILDESVHNAHDAMHAIKKDSADMINIKLMKSGGLYEAEKINAIAESAGINCMVGCMVETKVALTAGASLVAAKRNITDADLDSFMYYEEFEGIKGGFEVEGDTIILSNKPGLGIEINM; encoded by the coding sequence ATGAAAATAACAGATTTAAAATTTGAAAAAATTAAAATTAAACTCAAAAAACCTTTTGTTATTTCACGAGGAGCAACAGAGTATTGTGAATCGATAATTGTAAAGATAACTACTAATGAAGGATACTACGGTTTTGGAGAAGCTACTCCTTCTCGTTCGGTAACTGGAGAAACCATCGACAGTGTAGCAACAGTTCTTAAAACATTCAAAGAAATATTGATAGGGCAGGATCCACTCGCAATAGAAAGAATACATTATATATTGAACAAAGCAATCGCAGGAAATACAGCAGCAAAAGCGGCGGTTGATATCGCTCTCTACGATATAAAAGGAAAAGTGATGCAAGCACCTGTTTATAAGATACTTGGTGGATTTGAAAACAAAGTACAGACAGATATCACGATAGGGATTGGTGCACCACAAGAAATGGCAAATGAGGCAAAAGAAAGTGTCGATAGAGGGTTTAACATATTAAAAATCAAAACCGGTATTAATCTTAAAAACGACGTCGAAGCTATCAGGCTCATAAGAAAAAATGCAGGAGATAACATAAGAATGAAAATAGATGCCAATCAAGGATGGAATATACACGATACGTTAACCGCAATCAAGACGTTGGAAAATTACAACATTGAAGCGGTTGAGCAACCGTTAGCCGATTGGGATTTTGATGGGTCCGCACTTTTGAGAAAAAAGGCTGATATGAAGATAATTTTAGATGAATCAGTTCATAACGCTCACGACGCAATGCATGCGATAAAAAAAGATAGTGCTGATATGATCAACATAAAACTGATGAAAAGTGGCGGGCTTTACGAAGCAGAAAAGATTAACGCAATTGCAGAATCTGCTGGAATTAATTGTATGGTTGGATGTATGGTGGAAACGAAGGTGGCCCTTACTGCGGGGGCAAGCTTAGTTGCGGCTAAGAGAAATATAACAGATGCTGATTTAGATTCCTTCATGTATTATGAAGAATTCGAAGGGATAAAAGGAGGATTCGAAGTAGAAGGGGATACAATAATTCTTTCGAATAAACCTGGTTTAGGAATAGAAATCAATATGTGA
- a CDS encoding ferrous iron transport protein A — MLIPSHNLFIGQKGKIIQLNFEDESTKNRLVAMGITPGKFIELVHVSPFGDPLVFKIGEKKVVLRKSEASKIFADVPYKIFNLLECEIGRYEIFDIKGGRNLVEEMKSMGLYEGVNINIIHKLGNKIIIEVEGNKQELGRGRATKIFCKKVE; from the coding sequence TTGCTAATTCCTTCACACAACCTGTTTATTGGGCAAAAGGGAAAGATAATTCAATTGAACTTTGAAGACGAAAGTACTAAAAATCGTCTTGTCGCGATGGGAATAACGCCTGGTAAATTTATAGAATTAGTCCATGTTTCTCCTTTTGGGGATCCTTTAGTATTCAAAATCGGAGAAAAAAAGGTTGTTTTAAGAAAGAGCGAAGCTTCTAAGATCTTTGCCGATGTTCCCTACAAAATATTCAACCTTTTGGAATGTGAAATTGGAAGATATGAAATATTTGATATTAAAGGTGGAAGAAATCTTGTAGAAGAGATGAAAAGTATGGGTTTGTATGAAGGAGTCAATATTAATATAATTCATAAACTTGGGAACAAGATAATTATAGAGGTTGAAGGAAACAAACAAGAATTGGGAAGAGGAAGAGCTACCAAGATATTTTGTAAAAAGGTGGAATGA
- a CDS encoding carbohydrate ABC transporter permease gives MRSRKVSPIEQVAVHGLLIIWLLISVIPFVWMVSTSFKGPGEIFIFPPRWIPRNPTFNNYIDLFQEMNFGRPFLNSVLVSLSTTFLSVLIATMAGYGFAKFHFKNKNLLFLFILGTIMVPGQITMIPVFLLLSRLNLLNTYWGLILPAIANAFNIFFMRQYIMGVPDELIEAAKIDGAHEGWIFFRIILPLARPAMAAITIFTFTGSWNNFLWPLIIATDESMYTLPVAVSVLGGQYTENIAMQMAGSVIVILPLIIVFLFTQRYFIKGITFTGMKG, from the coding sequence GTGAGATCCAGAAAAGTTTCTCCTATAGAACAAGTGGCGGTACATGGATTATTAATTATCTGGCTGTTAATTTCTGTTATACCTTTTGTATGGATGGTTTCAACTTCTTTTAAGGGACCTGGAGAAATTTTTATATTTCCTCCCAGATGGATCCCTAGAAATCCTACTTTTAATAATTATATAGATTTATTTCAAGAAATGAACTTTGGAAGACCTTTTTTGAATTCTGTTCTTGTTTCTCTTTCTACCACATTTTTATCCGTTTTAATAGCTACTATGGCAGGTTATGGGTTCGCCAAATTCCATTTTAAAAATAAAAACCTTTTGTTTTTGTTTATCTTAGGAACGATAATGGTGCCTGGCCAAATAACTATGATTCCAGTGTTCTTATTACTGTCACGATTGAATCTATTGAACACCTATTGGGGTTTAATATTACCTGCTATAGCGAATGCCTTCAACATATTTTTCATGAGACAGTATATTATGGGTGTCCCTGACGAACTGATAGAAGCAGCTAAAATAGATGGAGCACATGAAGGGTGGATATTTTTTAGAATAATATTGCCTTTGGCCAGACCTGCTATGGCTGCAATAACAATTTTCACATTTACAGGTTCTTGGAACAATTTTTTATGGCCGTTGATTATAGCGACCGATGAAAGCATGTACACACTTCCTGTTGCCGTATCTGTTTTAGGAGGACAATATACTGAAAACATAGCGATGCAAATGGCTGGTTCGGTTATCGTAATTTTACCTCTTATAATAGTATTTTTATTCACTCAACGATATTTCATAAAAGGAATCACATTTACTGGAATGAAAGGTTAA
- a CDS encoding sugar ABC transporter substrate-binding protein, with translation MRKTLVVLSVVMLLVSFNFGATKITVWAMGEEAKSLDQLAELFMEEYPEYEVDIQAIPWANAYDKILTGIAGRQVPDIAQMGTTWMAPFGSMGAFEDLAPYIENSEVVKPENFFQGAWETGIVDGKQFGIPWYVDTRAMYYRTDLLAQVGYDHAPQNWDELYDAVKKLVENGSRYGITLYQPQDNYQVLLPFVWQNGGDILDSAGNVIVDQPEFVEAFGYYTRFFTEGLTPIAGGGNLFQDFASGDTPIFFSGPWMVSMIRAQIPQIDGNWDVALMPENKSRTSFMGGSDLVIFRDSKNKEAAWKFIEFLSRPDIQVKWYQIVNALPSVPKAWEDPLLQSDPMIATFGEQLNDAKAPINIPEFQEISVSIDSRVQEAIYGRKTPEQAAKDLKKDIEKILK, from the coding sequence ATGAGAAAGACTTTGGTCGTTTTGAGTGTTGTGATGTTGTTGGTTTCATTCAATTTCGGAGCAACAAAGATCACAGTATGGGCTATGGGTGAAGAGGCAAAAAGTTTGGATCAATTAGCTGAGCTTTTCATGGAAGAATACCCTGAATATGAGGTCGATATTCAAGCCATACCCTGGGCAAATGCCTACGATAAAATTTTAACAGGAATCGCTGGCAGACAAGTCCCGGATATTGCACAGATGGGAACAACTTGGATGGCTCCGTTTGGAAGCATGGGAGCGTTTGAAGATTTAGCTCCGTACATAGAAAACTCTGAAGTGGTAAAGCCAGAGAATTTCTTCCAAGGTGCTTGGGAAACAGGAATAGTTGATGGGAAGCAGTTTGGTATTCCTTGGTATGTGGATACTAGAGCTATGTATTACAGAACAGATTTATTAGCGCAAGTAGGTTACGATCATGCTCCTCAAAATTGGGATGAGTTATACGATGCTGTAAAGAAGTTAGTTGAAAATGGTAGTAGATATGGCATTACACTTTACCAACCTCAGGATAATTATCAAGTACTGTTACCATTTGTTTGGCAAAATGGTGGAGATATTTTAGACAGCGCTGGAAATGTGATAGTAGACCAACCAGAATTCGTCGAAGCTTTTGGGTATTACACAAGATTCTTCACTGAAGGATTGACTCCAATTGCTGGTGGAGGGAACCTATTCCAAGATTTTGCCTCTGGAGATACACCAATCTTTTTTTCCGGTCCATGGATGGTTAGTATGATAAGGGCACAAATACCTCAAATAGATGGTAATTGGGATGTTGCATTAATGCCCGAGAATAAAAGCAGAACATCCTTTATGGGTGGCAGTGATTTAGTAATTTTCAGAGATTCCAAAAACAAGGAAGCTGCTTGGAAGTTCATAGAGTTCTTGTCGAGACCGGATATCCAAGTAAAGTGGTACCAAATTGTGAATGCACTACCTTCAGTCCCCAAAGCATGGGAAGATCCTTTATTGCAATCAGATCCGATGATAGCGACGTTTGGTGAACAGTTGAATGATGCAAAAGCTCCTATAAATATACCCGAATTTCAAGAGATCTCAGTTTCGATTGATAGCAGAGTTCAAGAAGCGATTTATGGCAGAAAAACGCCAGAACAAGCAGCTAAAGATTTGAAAAAAGATATTGAAAAGATATTGAAATAA
- a CDS encoding nucleotide sugar dehydrogenase, whose product MALLDKIKDKTAKIGVIGLGYVGLPLAVEKAKAGYQVLGFDIQKEKVDKVNKGINYIGDVVNAELEKLVEDGLLNATTDYDRIKECDCVMICVPTPLNKYKQPDLSFVVDSTKEVAKRLHPEMLIVLESTTYPGTTEEVLLPLLQEYGFKVGKDFYLAFSPERVDPGNLIYKTKNTPKVVGGVTEKCTLHAKTLYENVLNAGVFTVSSPKEAEMSKILENTFRIVNIGLINEMAILAKKMGINIWQVIDAAATKPFGFMPFYPGPGVGGHCIPIDPFYLTYKAREFDYHTRIIELAGEINDYMPEYVIERLMDILNENKKCLNGSKILMLGVSYKNDIDDLRESPALKVLELLEKKGAQVKIHDPYIKNFSHKGIEYKTVALTKELLDESDAVLITTGHKKVDYNFVLENANIVFDTKNITKGLREKYPEKVSLL is encoded by the coding sequence ATGGCATTATTGGATAAAATAAAAGATAAAACTGCAAAGATAGGGGTAATAGGTTTGGGTTATGTTGGTTTACCACTTGCGGTAGAAAAGGCGAAGGCAGGGTACCAAGTTTTAGGATTCGATATTCAAAAAGAAAAAGTAGATAAGGTCAACAAAGGAATAAATTATATTGGGGATGTTGTAAATGCAGAATTAGAAAAGCTGGTTGAAGACGGCCTTTTAAACGCTACAACTGATTATGACAGAATAAAGGAATGCGATTGTGTTATGATATGTGTTCCAACTCCCTTGAATAAATACAAACAACCTGATTTAAGTTTTGTTGTTGATTCGACCAAAGAAGTAGCAAAAAGACTCCATCCAGAAATGTTGATCGTTTTAGAAAGCACTACCTATCCAGGAACTACGGAAGAAGTACTTCTACCGTTATTACAAGAATATGGTTTTAAGGTTGGAAAAGATTTTTATTTAGCTTTTAGCCCAGAAAGGGTAGATCCAGGAAATTTGATTTATAAAACCAAAAATACACCAAAAGTAGTCGGCGGAGTTACCGAAAAATGCACTTTACATGCAAAAACACTCTATGAAAACGTATTAAACGCTGGTGTTTTCACTGTTTCATCCCCCAAGGAAGCAGAGATGTCAAAAATTTTAGAAAATACCTTTAGAATAGTCAATATTGGTCTCATAAATGAAATGGCTATCTTAGCAAAGAAAATGGGTATAAATATCTGGCAAGTAATAGACGCTGCTGCTACAAAGCCTTTTGGATTCATGCCTTTTTACCCTGGACCAGGAGTGGGCGGTCACTGCATTCCAATAGATCCTTTTTATTTAACGTATAAAGCTAGAGAGTTTGACTATCACACGAGGATAATAGAATTGGCAGGGGAAATAAACGATTATATGCCTGAGTATGTAATTGAAAGACTAATGGACATTTTAAACGAAAATAAAAAGTGTTTGAACGGTTCCAAAATATTGATGTTAGGAGTAAGTTATAAAAACGACATCGACGATTTAAGAGAGTCTCCTGCTTTGAAAGTTTTGGAGCTTTTGGAAAAGAAGGGAGCACAAGTAAAGATTCATGACCCCTATATTAAAAATTTTTCTCATAAAGGAATTGAATATAAAACCGTAGCTTTAACAAAAGAATTGTTAGATGAATCAGATGCTGTCTTAATTACTACGGGGCACAAAAAGGTGGATTACAATTTCGTTTTGGAAAATGCCAATATAGTTTTTGATACAAAAAATATCACAAAAGGCCTTAGAGAGAAGTATCCAGAAAAAGTTTCTTTATTATAA
- a CDS encoding Gfo/Idh/MocA family protein — translation MLKLAVIGCGRIAQKKHTEAIIKNSDIIENVAVCDLKEERAEHFANKVENSGLKKPEIYTDYRKLLKRSDIDAVAIATESGNHYEITMEALQNNKHVLVEKPMALSTKHMNEMIKFAKRKNLKLGVCFQNRFNPPIQELRKKITTNSFGRILHGQASIRWNRNEEYYKQAKWRGTWEYDGGTLMNQCTHNIDLLLWNMGSEINEIYGAIQNFTHPYIEAEDFGGAIIKFKNGSVGIIEGSANIYPKNLEETLSIFGEKGTVVIGGLAVNKIKYWRFEGEDGHPFQNLPDPDTVYGSGHIPLYKDFYQSIEEDREPFINGEEGKKAVEAVLGIYKSALLDRPVRFPTDFSTIELKRDIHSV, via the coding sequence ATGCTTAAATTGGCTGTAATAGGTTGTGGAAGAATTGCTCAAAAAAAACACACAGAAGCGATCATCAAAAATTCTGATATCATTGAAAATGTGGCTGTTTGCGATTTAAAAGAAGAAAGAGCAGAACACTTTGCCAACAAGGTAGAAAATTCTGGGTTAAAGAAACCAGAGATATACACGGACTACAGAAAATTGTTGAAAAGATCGGATATAGACGCCGTGGCAATCGCCACCGAAAGTGGAAATCATTATGAAATCACCATGGAAGCCTTGCAAAATAACAAACATGTGTTAGTGGAAAAGCCCATGGCCTTATCGACCAAACATATGAATGAGATGATAAAGTTTGCAAAAAGGAAAAATTTAAAGTTAGGGGTTTGCTTTCAAAATCGGTTCAATCCACCTATACAAGAATTAAGAAAAAAAATTACAACAAATTCCTTTGGAAGAATTCTTCACGGTCAAGCTTCCATTAGGTGGAATAGAAACGAAGAATATTATAAACAAGCAAAATGGAGAGGCACTTGGGAATACGACGGTGGGACATTGATGAACCAATGTACTCACAATATAGACTTGTTATTGTGGAATATGGGCTCTGAAATAAACGAAATATATGGTGCTATTCAGAACTTCACCCATCCTTATATAGAGGCCGAGGATTTTGGAGGGGCAATAATAAAATTTAAAAACGGTTCCGTAGGAATTATCGAAGGGTCAGCAAATATATATCCAAAAAACTTGGAAGAAACTCTATCGATATTTGGAGAAAAAGGGACAGTAGTGATTGGTGGTTTGGCGGTGAATAAGATAAAATATTGGAGATTTGAAGGAGAAGATGGACACCCATTTCAAAATCTCCCAGATCCTGATACCGTTTATGGAAGTGGGCATATTCCGTTGTACAAAGATTTTTACCAATCTATAGAAGAAGATCGAGAACCTTTTATTAACGGTGAAGAAGGAAAAAAGGCTGTCGAAGCTGTTTTGGGAATTTACAAGTCTGCCCTTTTGGACAGACCTGTGAGATTCCCAACCGATTTTTCAACTATAGAATTGAAGAGGGATATACATTCAGTCTAG
- a CDS encoding DegT/DnrJ/EryC1/StrS family aminotransferase: MKDKMEVPLFDLTRQYEKLRKDVLKKLDAVFTSGNVIMGSNVKALETEIAKYINVKYAIGVANGSDALRISVQAMDIKAGDYVITTPYTFFATASAIVLNGATPIFVDVEDKYYNLDLDKVEDLLENHPKKEKIKAIIPVHLFGKTVDLERLEKIRENYNVKIIEDAAQSIGSVWNYKNGERKFSGSIGDLGIFSFFPTKNLGGYGDGGMIVTNDVVLADRVRKLRVHGAAKKYYHDEVGYNSRLDEVQAAILRIKLNNLDDYIDKRIKKAKNYEELFKLHNLNEDLSHPAYFNDRTHVYHQYVVTLNNPKDRDKLKKFLESKGVGTSIYYPLGLHLQKCFENLGYKEGDFPVAEKASKSTIALPMFPELTKKEQEYVVKSIKEFFSK; this comes from the coding sequence ATGAAAGATAAGATGGAGGTTCCTCTTTTTGATTTAACAAGACAATACGAAAAATTGAGGAAGGATGTTTTAAAAAAGTTGGATGCTGTCTTCACATCTGGAAATGTGATTATGGGAAGTAATGTAAAAGCCTTAGAAACGGAAATCGCAAAGTATATAAATGTAAAGTACGCAATCGGTGTTGCTAACGGTTCTGATGCCTTAAGGATATCGGTTCAAGCTATGGATATAAAAGCAGGAGATTACGTTATCACCACACCGTATACTTTTTTTGCGACCGCAAGTGCCATTGTACTGAATGGAGCCACTCCTATATTTGTGGATGTAGAAGATAAATACTACAACCTTGATTTGGATAAAGTCGAAGATTTACTTGAGAATCATCCAAAAAAAGAAAAAATTAAAGCTATCATTCCTGTACATCTTTTTGGAAAGACCGTTGATTTAGAAAGATTGGAAAAAATAAGAGAGAATTACAACGTAAAAATTATAGAAGATGCCGCCCAGTCTATTGGGTCTGTATGGAATTATAAGAATGGTGAAAGAAAATTTAGCGGCAGTATCGGAGATTTGGGCATTTTTTCTTTCTTCCCAACAAAAAATTTAGGTGGTTATGGTGACGGTGGAATGATTGTTACAAACGATGTGGTTTTAGCAGATAGGGTCAGAAAATTAAGAGTTCATGGTGCTGCAAAAAAATATTATCACGATGAAGTTGGTTACAATTCAAGATTAGACGAAGTTCAAGCTGCAATATTGAGAATAAAATTAAATAATTTAGATGACTACATTGATAAAAGAATAAAAAAGGCAAAAAATTATGAAGAATTATTCAAATTACATAACCTCAACGAAGATTTAAGCCATCCTGCCTATTTTAACGATAGAACTCATGTTTATCACCAATACGTTGTCACTTTGAATAACCCCAAAGATAGGGATAAATTGAAAAAATTCTTAGAAAGTAAAGGGGTTGGAACATCGATATACTATCCTCTTGGCTTACACCTTCAAAAGTGCTTTGAGAACCTGGGTTATAAAGAAGGGGATTTTCCTGTAGCTGAAAAGGCATCGAAATCCACGATAGCCTTACCAATGTTTCCAGAACTCACCAAAAAAGAGCAGGAATATGTAGTTAAATCTATTAAGGAGTTTTTTTCAAAATAG